From Anopheles darlingi chromosome 2, idAnoDarlMG_H_01, whole genome shotgun sequence, the proteins below share one genomic window:
- the LOC125960154 gene encoding uncharacterized protein LOC125960154, with product MTDMWPLLQPFHLATQDMTQRLKYDINYEEEENDGLGYTNVTPSSLFERTSSSSSNTSTIPETNFSQTAGEKRCPVLLDGSYMYTDETQPTGTIPPVKKARTTKPPATVPDLEATCGELLAQMMRASKLAPKEKFAFTSFVQRCFYLFDEGSLDVHGKLPLKMRSKRPA from the exons ATGACGGACATGTGGCCACTTCTACAACCTTTCCACCTGGCAACGCAAGACATGACACAGCGCTTAAAGTACGACATTAACTATGAAGAAGAG GAGAACGACGGACTGGGTTATACCAATGTCACACCATCTTCGCTGTTTGAGCGCACCAGTTCATCCTCGTCCAACACAAGCACGATCCCTGAAACGAACTTTTCACAAACGGCTGGAGAGAAACGGTGCCCGGTGCTTCTTGACGGGTCATACATGTACACGGATGAAACTCAGCCAACAGGAACAATACCACCGGTGAAGAAAGCAAGAACGACGAAGCCACCGGCCACGGTACCGGACTTGGAGGCAACGTGCGGTGAGCTGCTGGCGCAAATGATGCGAGCCTCCAAATTAGCGCCCAAAGAGAAGTTTGCGTTTACCTCATTCGTGCAGCGGTGCTTCTATCTGTTCGACGAAGGATCACTGGATGTGCATGGCAAGTTGCCGCTGAAAATGCGATCCAAGAGGCCAGCTTAG
- the LOC125959513 gene encoding uncharacterized protein LOC125959513 yields MSNVVLWLTLLVAPVAHTKFVVDLHKSFRPCDHQKASFPLDLSDFRIFLSEDDDMTVDGTFVIAKDLRPPLGFAFYSQKQEHGEWMPMPYGKRVLDLCAILLSSTDVWHPITSHMNQTRCPYKTGHTEHFHMLKTGLFGFEEYLQEFTGEWRVFVELTITRVPPLVEVEEQQPLTVFSH; encoded by the exons atgtcgaACGTCGTTCTGTGGTTAACGTTGCTGGTGGCGCCCGTTGCTCAT ACCAAATTCGTGGTAGATTTGCACAAATCTTTCAGACCGTGCGATCACCAGAAAGCTTCGTTTCCGCTGGATTTATCGGACTTCCGGATATTCCTCTCGGAAGATGACGATATGACGGTGGATGGGACGTTTGTCATTGCTAAAGATTTGCGTCCACCGCTTGGC TTTGCCTTCTACTCGCAAAAGCAGGAACACGGTGAGTGGATGCCGATGCCTTACGGTAAACGGGTACTGGACCTGTGTGCGATTCTGCTGTCCAGCACGGATGTTTGGCACCCGATAACGAGCCACATGAACCAAACCCGCTGTCCTTACAAGACAGGC CATACCGAGCACTTCCATATGCTAAAAACGGGACTATTTGGCTTCGAAGAGTATCTGCAAGAGTTTACCGGCGAATGGCGAGTATTCGTAGAGCTTACGATAACAAGAGTGCCACCGTTGGTAGAG gtcgaggagcagcagccattAACGGTGTTTAGCCATTAA
- the LOC125960144 gene encoding inositol-pentakisphosphate 2-kinase — translation MGKINASHSSYCYDSTLLETDESCYPHRGQSGKCCCIVGKNTETWIQDPCCGERSKQEQESLVAHTVLQVDERCLVYRAEGNANIVLSLSDNKHVLRLRKSKIATRDGKAESNVKLDRFVKYSEVMSNLFSSCYVPTLQLAHLNTSDLDAFNKRLSKARPVSRQDKEIRELDGIIFPDVAFLPAWLYPAGDQDIHQEGKIHSPLSHYQTYCVEIKPKQGWYSYEFCDNIPAPGLASVGDGDLRKCRYCFLQYLKLQQKSIAKISKYCPLDLFSGKPIRVLQAVKGLIGAPQNNFKLLKNGKIVYDETREKSAFNRILKEMFPRDGRTKEERKNIFLNLIKEVLLKDFSTSNADGENNRKLLTIRKDRKKKDKNQLHERCCNGVGQNFLPERCVLREILDVQSLVKSNFAAFDPSQLASSSSSPCSYVDDMYEKYLDYRDDVGYSDASMMSGTFCSEYLSTEEKYQFGATALDCSVMITFRRLAADRALEDRLSPEARNHIIVIEGMKFLVKVTITDLDPKSHKHHQKYVDQLAESAMAYRDFMSKLMKRQ, via the exons ATGGGAAAGATCAATGCGAGCCATAGTAGCTATTGCTACGACAGCACATTATTAGAGACAGACGAAAGCTGCTATCCCCATCGGGGACAATCGGGAAAGTGTTGCTGCATTGTTGGTAAGAATACGGAGACATGGATACAGGATCCGTGCTGCGGCGAACGGAgcaaacaggaacaggaaagcCTCGTGGCCCACACCGTTCTGCAGGTTGACGAGCGTTGTCTCGTGTATCGTGCTGAAGGTAATGCGAACATTGTGCTCTCACTGTCGGACAACAAGCATGTGCTGCGGCTTCGTAAATCGAAGATCGCAACAAGAGATGGGAAAG CCGAATCAAACGTCAAGCTTGATCGCTTCGTGAAATACTCCGAGGTGATGTCCAATTTGTTCTCCAGTTGTTACGTCCCAACGCTGCAACTTGCACATCTGAACACGAGCGACCTGGACGCTTTTAATAAGCGCTTGAGCAAAGCACGTCCCG TGTCCAGGCAAGATAAGGAAATACGAGAGCTGGATGGCATAATCTTTCCAGACGTGGCGTTTTTACCGGCCTGGCTTTACCCAGCAGGAGATCAAGATATACATCAg GAAGGCAAAATTCATTCACCCCTGTCCCATTACCAAACATATTGCGTTGAGATTAAACCCAAACAAGGATGGTATTCATATGAATTCTGTGATAATATTCCCGCCCCGGGGCTAGCGTCTGTTGGCGATGGGGACCTTCGGAAGTGCCGTTACTGTTTTCTTCAATATTTAAAG CTCCAACAGAAATCGATAGCGAAAATAAGTAAATACTGCCCCTTGGATCTATTTTCTGG AAAACCAATTCGTGTTCTACAAGCCGTAAAGGGTCTCATCGGTGCACCGCAGAACAATTTCAAACTGCTAAAAAATGGCAAGATCGTATACGATGAAACGCGAGAAAAGTCTGCTTTCAATCGAATCCTAAAAGAAATGTTTCCCCGGGATGGGCGCACAAAGGAAGA GagaaaaaacatttttctaaATCTGATCAAAGAAGTGCTGCTGAAGGATTTCTCTACCAGCAATGCAGACGGCGAGAATAATCGTAAGCTGCTAACGATAAGAAAGGATCGCAAAAAG AAGGATAAAAACCAACTACACGAGCGGTGTTGCAATGGCGTTGGCCAGAACTTTCTACCAGAACGATGCGTTCTTCGTGAGATACTCGATGTACAATCCCTTGTGAAG TCGAACTTCGCCGCATTCGATCCGTCTCAACTGGCTTCATCAAGCAGCAGCCCGTGTAGCTACGTTGATGATATGTACGAAAAGTATCTGGATTATAGAGATGATGTCGGCTACAGTGACGCGTCTATGATGTCTGGGACATTCTGTAGCGAATATTTGTCTACCGAGGAAAAGTATCAATTTGGTGCGACGGCACTGGACTGTTCCGTTATGATCACATTTCGCCGGCTGGCAGCAGATCGTGCGTTAGAGGACAG GCTTAGCCCAGAAGCTCGTAATCACATTATTGTCATTGAAGGGATGAAGTTTTTAGTCAAGGTGACGATCACCGATCTAGATCCGAAATCTCACAAACATCACCAGAAGTATGTGGATCAGCTTGCCGAATCGGCGATGGCCTATCGGGACTTTATGAGTAAGCTAATGAAGCGTCAGTAA
- the LOC125960155 gene encoding calcium and integrin-binding family member 2 → MGNKIVTFTDQQLEDYQDCTFFTRKEILRVHQRFHEASPDLVPMAMNEGQASTIQVPRDRIERLPELVENPFKGRMCEAFSRDGDGNLTFDDFLDLLSVFSEHAPRDIKVYYAFKIYDYDRDGFIGQSDLLQVITALTRNELIVEEHQQIVEKVIEEADVDGDGKLSYLEFEHVITRAPDFISTFHIRI, encoded by the exons ATGGGGAACAAGATTGTAACTTTTACCGATCAGCAGCTAGAGGACTATCAGGATTGTACGTTTTTCACGAGAAAAGAAATACTCCGAGTGCATCAGCGTTTCCATGAAGCCAGTCCCGATCTCGTACCGATGGCAATGAATGAGGGCCAGGCATCCACCATACAGGTGCCGCGGGATCGTATCGAAAGGTTGCCCGAGCTGGTCGAGAATCCATTCAAAGGCCGCATGTGTGAGGCATTTTCGCGTGACGGCGACGGGAACCTAACGTTCGATGATTTTCTCGATCTGCTGTCGGTGTTCAGTGAACATGCTCCGAGAGATATTAAGGTTTATTATGCGTTCAAAATCTATG ATTATGATCGAGATGGTTTCATCGGCCAATCGGATCTGTTGCAAGTCATTACGGCGTTGACACGAAATGAATTGATCGTGGAGGAACACCAGCAGATTGTGGAAAAGGTAATAGAAGAAGCAGACGTGGACGGCGATGGCAAGCTTTCGTACCTGGAGTTTGAACACGTGATAACGCGTGCGCCGGACTTTATTTCAACGTTTCATATTCGCATCTAG